A window of Procambarus clarkii isolate CNS0578487 chromosome 69, FALCON_Pclarkii_2.0, whole genome shotgun sequence contains these coding sequences:
- the Zasp52 gene encoding LIM domain-binding protein 3 isoform X25: MSVMTIKLSKAEGTPWGFRLQGGKDFATPLCIQKVNGGSVAASAGLQAGDAIVSIGGKDALSLRHKEAQEAIVRAGNSFDLVVQRGAPTWKPAVTPLAQVKTTPEGVPVATSTSLAANKQPVRYIGSNHNSVARPFPGFTGSQPAYTHTTTSLKNTLHEASEGSPGTPISGTSSRSTSGSTSPSSCLPVAGTTISLNKENAKNFLKMTLDKENVNTINVHTTAYKNQKSNSNENIFTSQFLNNNGAVGGSGGHQRKYSLASNTSSCSSDADHDSLTRRNNEYVAPVGSSHNTVAVPFAEVNGQQIVNTQYNTPLKLYSDDNIAETLYAQAEVLGKGCLGINFKKYARETVIQTESPTYKLIHGDGEEAQKKARPPPISPFDKEAPPPAPLFSRQKPASKPAPAAPAPPQQGGQSDSPLSGGGPSPTGIRSVRAPQTKVKPEGVPDASLSTKCSECERPIIGVFVRIKNKNLHADCFKCSTCGSSLKNVGYYNINEKLYCDVHAKQAARHNPPGPNLEPIIVKPGAPVPAGAMPACLAKVAPAPAPVVTEPEPVPVSEPVVEAAPAPAPIQSEPEPAPEPAPAPEPAPAPVPAPIFAQAPAAPMAAPPPTFTPFKAQAAPAHHKVPFGAPAGSVDVRSHIPKKGAPFVWPPPKKVDAVEEGPRSPAWAPAGEPVYVPRPKHAAGPPPKRPPLLPTPPPPKDYDTMVIKASPPTQQPAKPAKTLPASASAPVVAPTPAPNPVVTPACTVPSSPGKGKIDPPAFTPIAEPMPSATKCAPTPKLSSTVPASPKPVAAKPAAAKPAASKPVSGFKSVAAPKPNPSQSSNVGFKPVAASGKKTGLAPGAPSRLASAPIPPPVSVPIVNSIPAPAPKPAPGPAAASASAPMPKPAAPKPPAPTGPAPVFAPAPAPAPVSSLGGMPKPTPIPDLGGSSLKGVAQTGGQRTAPRRGRGVMNPSTTARIPICADCTRQIRGPFVSALGKTWCPDHFVCSTVSCRRALIDMGFVEEQGSLHCEDCYEKYFAPICGKCDKRVKGDCLNAVGKQFHPECFCCAYCGKVFGSGAFYLEDGLPYCEADWNDLFTTKCVGCGFPIEAGDRWVEALNNNYHSQCFKCSKCHKNLEGQSFFAKGGKPFCKAHAQRGF; the protein is encoded by the exons GGGGGCGCCAACGTGGAAGCCGGCCGTGACGCCCCTGGCCCAAGTGAAGACGACTCCAGAGGGCGTGCCCGtcgccacctccacctccctcgcTGCCAACAAGCAG CCCGTCCGCTACATCGGCTCCAACCATAACAGTGTGGCGCGACCCTTTCCCGGCTTCACGGGCTCCCAACCTGcctacacccacactaccacctctcTAAAGAACACCCTCCACGAGGCGTCGGAAGGGTCCCCTGGTACTCCTATCAGTGGCACCTCCTCCAGAAGCACGTCAGGTAGCACCAGCCCTAGCAGCTGTCTTCCAGTCGCCGGCACCACTATATCTTTAAACAAAGAGAATGCCAAAAATTTTCTGAAGATGACCCTCGATAAAGAAAATGTTAACACCATAAATGTTCACACGACGGCGTACAAAAACCAGAAATCAAACAGTAATGAAAATATTTTCACAAGTCAGTTTCTGAATAACAATGGAGCTGTTGGTGGAAGCGGTGGGCACCAGAGGAAGTATTCTCTAGCCAGTAATACCTCCAGCTGCAGTAGTGACGCCGACCACGACTCCCTCACCAGACGCAATAATGAA TATGTTGCTCCAGTAGGATCGAGTCACAACACTGTTGCTGTTCCATTCGCAGAG GTAAATGGACAGCAGATAGTGAACACTCAATACAACACGCCCTTGAAGTTGTACAGCGACGACAACATCGCCGAGACGCTCTATGCCCAGGCTGAAGTGCTCGGCAAGGGATGTCTCGG CATCAACTTCAAGAAGTATGCGAGGGAGACTGTTATCCAAACAGAATCTCCCACATACAAACTTATCCATGGAGATGGGGAAGAGGCACAGAAGAAGGCTCGCCCCCCACCCATCTCTCCTTTCGACAAGGAGGCCCCGCCCCCTGCCCCGCTCTTCTCCCGACAGAAGCCTGCATCAAAGCCAGCAccggcagcaccagcaccacctcagCAAGGAGGACAGTCAG ACAGCCCCTTGAGTGGTGGCGGGCCGAGCCCCACTGGCATTCGAAGTGTGCGTGCCCCACAGACCAAGGTGAAGCCTGAGGGTGTGCCTGATGCCTCATTAAGCACCAAGTGCTCCGAATGCGAGAGGCCCATTAT CGGCGTCTTCGTGCGCATAAAGAATAAGAACCTGCACGCAGACTGCTTCAAGTGTTCTACATGCGGTTCCTCACTCAAGAATGTGG GCTACTACAACATCAACGAAAAGCTGTACTGCGACGTGCATGCCAAGCAAGCTGCCCGTCACAATCCTCCAGGGCCCAACCTAGAGCCAATCATTGTAAAGCC CGGTGCCCCTGTACCAGCTGGTGCCATGCCTGCCTGCTTGGCCAAGGTGGCTCCTGCCCCTGCT CCTGTCGTCACCGAGCCTGAGCCAGTACCAGTTTCTGAACCTGTTGTGGAGGctgcacctgcacctgcaccCATCCAGTCTGAGCCCGAGCCTGCGCCCGAGCCCGCACCTGCGCCCGAG CCAGCGCCGGCCCCTGTTCCTGCCCCCATCTTTGCTCAGGCCCCCGCAGCGCCCATGGCGGCCCCTCCACCCACATTCACACCATTCAAAGCCCAGGCAGCCCCCGCGCACCATAAGGTACCATTTGGTGCCCCTGCTGGAAGCGTGGATGTGCGATCGCACATTCCCAAGAAAG GTGCACCCTTTGTGTGGCCGCCACCAAAGAAGGTGGATGCGGTGGAGGAGGGGCCCCGCTCGCCTGCTTGGGCGCCTGCGGGGGAACCTGTTTATGTGCCCAGACCAAAGCATGCAGCTGGTCCACCCCCAAAGAGGCCTCCCCTCTTGCCGACTCCACCACCTCCAAAAGATTACGATACCATGGTCATAAAGGCTTCCCCTCCCACCCAGCAACCTGCTAAACCTGCCAAAACtctcccagcttctgcttctgctccaGTAGTTGCTCCTACTCCTGCACCAAACCCTGTTGTAACTCCAGCATGCACAGTTCCCTCTTCACCTGGAAAGGGTAAAATAGACCCTCCGGCTTTTACGCCTATCGCTGAGCCAATGCCATCAGCGACCAAGTGTGCCCCTACCCCTAAGCTATCTTCTACTGTGCCTGCTTCCCCTAAGCCTGTTGCTGCTAAACCAGCTGCTGCTAAACCTGCTGCTTCAAAGCCTGTTAGTGGTTTTAAGTCTGTGGCAGCTCCGAAGCCAAATCCATCACAATCATCAAATGTTGGGTTTAAGCCTGTTGCAGCGTCAGGCAAAAAAACTGGTTTGGCCCCAGGAGCTCCCTCAAGACTTGCCTCTGCTCCTATCCCTCCCCCTGTTTCAGTTCCTATTGTTAATTCTATCCCAGCTCCTGCTCCTAAGCCTGCTCCAGGTCCAGCTGCAGCATCCGCATCAGCCCCAATGCCAAAACCTGCAGCCCCCAAGCCCCCCGCTCCCACAGGCCCTGCTCCGGTCTTCGCTCCAGCACCAGCCCCGGCTCCAGTTTCATCTCTGGGTGGAATGCCCAAGCCAACACCAATTCCAGACCTGGGTGGTAGTTCATTGAAGGGTGTTGCCCAGACTGGTGGGCAGAGGACTGCTCCTCGTCGAGGACGTGGTGTGATGAACCCATCTACTACTGCAAGGATACCCATATGTGCCGACTGTACACGTCAGATCAG gggcccatttgtttctgcattAGGCAAGACCTGGTGCCCAGATCACTTCGTCTGCTCCACTGTCAGCTGCCGTAGGGCCCTGATTGACATGGGCTTTGTGGAAGAGCAAGGTTCCCTTCACTGTGAAGACTGTTATGAAAAGTATTTTGCTCCCATCTGTGGAAAATGTGACAAGAGGGTGAAAGGG GATTGTCTTAATGCTGTTGGTAAACAGTTCCATCCGGAATGTTTCTGCTGTGCCTACTGTGGCAAGGTGTTTGGCTCTGGTGCCTTCTATCTGGAAGATGGGTTACCTTACTGTGAAGCTG ATTGGAATGACTTGTTCACGAccaagtgtgtggggtgtggttttcctATCGAGGCTGGTGACCGATGGGTAGAAGCCCTTAATAACAACTATCACAGTCAGTGCTTCAAGTGCTCG
- the Zasp52 gene encoding uncharacterized protein Zasp52 isoform X13 has product MSVMTIKLSKAEGTPWGFRLQGGKDFATPLCIQKVNGGSVAASAGLQAGDAIVSIGGKDALSLRHKEAQEAIVRAGNSFDLVVQRGAPTWKPAVTPLAQVKTTPEGVPVATSTSLAANKQPVRYIGSNHNSVARPFPGFTGSQPAYTHTTTSLKNTLHEASEGSPGTPISGTSSRSTSGSTSPSSCLPVAGTTISLNKENAKNFLKMTLDKENVNTINVHTTAYKNQKSNSNENIFTSQFLNNNGAVGGSGGHQRKYSLASNTSSCSSDADHDSLTRRNNEYVAPVGSSHNTVAVPFAEVNGQQIVNTQYNTPLKLYSDDNIAETLYAQAEVLGKGCLGINFKKYARETVIQTESPTYKLIHGDGEEAQKKARPPPISPFDKEAPPPAPLFSRQKPASKPAPAAPAPPQQGGQSDSPLSGGGPSPTGIRSVRAPQTKVKPEGVPDASLSTKCSECERPIIGVFVRIKNKNLHADCFKCSTCGSSLKNVGYYNINEKLYCDVHAKQAARHNPPGPNLEPIIVKPGAPVPAGAMPACLAKVAPAPAPVVTEPEPVPVSEPVVEAAPAPAPIQSEPEPAPEPAPAPEAEVAPTEPQTEALPTTEEIAQQQELSPQAKPQLETQPVDKSEQTEIEAKPKPETVLETQAVSEPEPEPKNEAISQPELESETAIEREAPAEAEPKATAEPETAEESTSEPEPVAIAEESSPVVVLAGEPVVAPCPPPPVLEVEWRMSPTHDTGWASATVYRSSASIHTLLHKPAPAPVPAPIFAQAPAAPMAAPPPTFTPFKAQAAPAHHKVPFGAPAGSVDVRSHIPKKGAPFVWPPPKKVDAVEEGPRSPAWAPAGEPVYVPRPKHAAGPPPKRPPLLPTPPPPKDYDTMVIKASPPTQQPAKPAKTLPASASAPVVAPTPAPNPVVTPACTVPSSPGKGKIDPPAFTPIAEPMPSATKCAPTPKLSSTVPASPKPVAAKPAAAKPAASKPVSGFKSVAAPKPNPSQSSNVGFKPVAASGKKTGLAPGAPSRLASAPIPPPVSVPIVNSIPAPAPKPAPGPAAASASAPMPKPAAPKPPAPTGPAPVFAPAPAPAPVSSLGGMPKPTPIPDLGGSSLKGVAQTGGQRTAPRRGRGVMNPSTTARIPICADCTRQIRGPFVSALGKTWCPDHFVCSTVSCRRALIDMGFVEEQGSLHCEDCYEKYFAPICGKCDKRVKGDCLNAVGKQFHPECFCCAYCGKVFGSGAFYLEDGLPYCEADWNDLFTTKCVGCGFPIEAGDRWVEALNNNYHSQCFKCSKCHKNLEGQSFFAKGGKPFCKAHAQRGF; this is encoded by the exons GGGGGCGCCAACGTGGAAGCCGGCCGTGACGCCCCTGGCCCAAGTGAAGACGACTCCAGAGGGCGTGCCCGtcgccacctccacctccctcgcTGCCAACAAGCAG CCCGTCCGCTACATCGGCTCCAACCATAACAGTGTGGCGCGACCCTTTCCCGGCTTCACGGGCTCCCAACCTGcctacacccacactaccacctctcTAAAGAACACCCTCCACGAGGCGTCGGAAGGGTCCCCTGGTACTCCTATCAGTGGCACCTCCTCCAGAAGCACGTCAGGTAGCACCAGCCCTAGCAGCTGTCTTCCAGTCGCCGGCACCACTATATCTTTAAACAAAGAGAATGCCAAAAATTTTCTGAAGATGACCCTCGATAAAGAAAATGTTAACACCATAAATGTTCACACGACGGCGTACAAAAACCAGAAATCAAACAGTAATGAAAATATTTTCACAAGTCAGTTTCTGAATAACAATGGAGCTGTTGGTGGAAGCGGTGGGCACCAGAGGAAGTATTCTCTAGCCAGTAATACCTCCAGCTGCAGTAGTGACGCCGACCACGACTCCCTCACCAGACGCAATAATGAA TATGTTGCTCCAGTAGGATCGAGTCACAACACTGTTGCTGTTCCATTCGCAGAG GTAAATGGACAGCAGATAGTGAACACTCAATACAACACGCCCTTGAAGTTGTACAGCGACGACAACATCGCCGAGACGCTCTATGCCCAGGCTGAAGTGCTCGGCAAGGGATGTCTCGG CATCAACTTCAAGAAGTATGCGAGGGAGACTGTTATCCAAACAGAATCTCCCACATACAAACTTATCCATGGAGATGGGGAAGAGGCACAGAAGAAGGCTCGCCCCCCACCCATCTCTCCTTTCGACAAGGAGGCCCCGCCCCCTGCCCCGCTCTTCTCCCGACAGAAGCCTGCATCAAAGCCAGCAccggcagcaccagcaccacctcagCAAGGAGGACAGTCAG ACAGCCCCTTGAGTGGTGGCGGGCCGAGCCCCACTGGCATTCGAAGTGTGCGTGCCCCACAGACCAAGGTGAAGCCTGAGGGTGTGCCTGATGCCTCATTAAGCACCAAGTGCTCCGAATGCGAGAGGCCCATTAT CGGCGTCTTCGTGCGCATAAAGAATAAGAACCTGCACGCAGACTGCTTCAAGTGTTCTACATGCGGTTCCTCACTCAAGAATGTGG GCTACTACAACATCAACGAAAAGCTGTACTGCGACGTGCATGCCAAGCAAGCTGCCCGTCACAATCCTCCAGGGCCCAACCTAGAGCCAATCATTGTAAAGCC CGGTGCCCCTGTACCAGCTGGTGCCATGCCTGCCTGCTTGGCCAAGGTGGCTCCTGCCCCTGCT CCTGTCGTCACCGAGCCTGAGCCAGTACCAGTTTCTGAACCTGTTGTGGAGGctgcacctgcacctgcaccCATCCAGTCTGAGCCCGAGCCTGCGCCCGAGCCCGCACCTGCGCCCGAG GCCGAGGTCGCTCCCACTGAGCCCCAGACAGAGGCTCTGCCTACAACTGAAGAGATTGCTCAACAGCAGGAATTATCACCACAGGCCAAGCCACAACTTGAAACTCAGCCTGTGGATAAGTCAGAACAAACAGAAATTGAGGCTAAACCAAagccagaaactgtattggaaacCCAGGCTGTATCGGAGCCAGAACCAGAGCCAAAGAATGAGGCTATTTCACAGCCAGAATTGGAATCAGAAACTGCAATAGAGCGTGAAGCCCCAGCTGAAGCTGAACCCAAAGCCACAGCAGAGCCGGAAACTGCAGAGGAATCTACATCAGAACCAGAACCTGTCGCTATTGCCGAGGAGTCTTCGCCAGTGGTGGTCCTGGCAGGGGAGCCTGTTGTGGCCCCATGCCCACCACCCCCCGTGCTTGAGGTAGAGTGGCGCATGTCCCCCACGCATGATACTGGCTGGGCCAGTGCCACAGTCTACCGTAGCTCAGCGTCCATACATACGCTGCTCCACAAA CCAGCGCCGGCCCCTGTTCCTGCCCCCATCTTTGCTCAGGCCCCCGCAGCGCCCATGGCGGCCCCTCCACCCACATTCACACCATTCAAAGCCCAGGCAGCCCCCGCGCACCATAAGGTACCATTTGGTGCCCCTGCTGGAAGCGTGGATGTGCGATCGCACATTCCCAAGAAAG GTGCACCCTTTGTGTGGCCGCCACCAAAGAAGGTGGATGCGGTGGAGGAGGGGCCCCGCTCGCCTGCTTGGGCGCCTGCGGGGGAACCTGTTTATGTGCCCAGACCAAAGCATGCAGCTGGTCCACCCCCAAAGAGGCCTCCCCTCTTGCCGACTCCACCACCTCCAAAAGATTACGATACCATGGTCATAAAGGCTTCCCCTCCCACCCAGCAACCTGCTAAACCTGCCAAAACtctcccagcttctgcttctgctccaGTAGTTGCTCCTACTCCTGCACCAAACCCTGTTGTAACTCCAGCATGCACAGTTCCCTCTTCACCTGGAAAGGGTAAAATAGACCCTCCGGCTTTTACGCCTATCGCTGAGCCAATGCCATCAGCGACCAAGTGTGCCCCTACCCCTAAGCTATCTTCTACTGTGCCTGCTTCCCCTAAGCCTGTTGCTGCTAAACCAGCTGCTGCTAAACCTGCTGCTTCAAAGCCTGTTAGTGGTTTTAAGTCTGTGGCAGCTCCGAAGCCAAATCCATCACAATCATCAAATGTTGGGTTTAAGCCTGTTGCAGCGTCAGGCAAAAAAACTGGTTTGGCCCCAGGAGCTCCCTCAAGACTTGCCTCTGCTCCTATCCCTCCCCCTGTTTCAGTTCCTATTGTTAATTCTATCCCAGCTCCTGCTCCTAAGCCTGCTCCAGGTCCAGCTGCAGCATCCGCATCAGCCCCAATGCCAAAACCTGCAGCCCCCAAGCCCCCCGCTCCCACAGGCCCTGCTCCGGTCTTCGCTCCAGCACCAGCCCCGGCTCCAGTTTCATCTCTGGGTGGAATGCCCAAGCCAACACCAATTCCAGACCTGGGTGGTAGTTCATTGAAGGGTGTTGCCCAGACTGGTGGGCAGAGGACTGCTCCTCGTCGAGGACGTGGTGTGATGAACCCATCTACTACTGCAAGGATACCCATATGTGCCGACTGTACACGTCAGATCAG gggcccatttgtttctgcattAGGCAAGACCTGGTGCCCAGATCACTTCGTCTGCTCCACTGTCAGCTGCCGTAGGGCCCTGATTGACATGGGCTTTGTGGAAGAGCAAGGTTCCCTTCACTGTGAAGACTGTTATGAAAAGTATTTTGCTCCCATCTGTGGAAAATGTGACAAGAGGGTGAAAGGG GATTGTCTTAATGCTGTTGGTAAACAGTTCCATCCGGAATGTTTCTGCTGTGCCTACTGTGGCAAGGTGTTTGGCTCTGGTGCCTTCTATCTGGAAGATGGGTTACCTTACTGTGAAGCTG ATTGGAATGACTTGTTCACGAccaagtgtgtggggtgtggttttcctATCGAGGCTGGTGACCGATGGGTAGAAGCCCTTAATAACAACTATCACAGTCAGTGCTTCAAGTGCTCG
- the Zasp52 gene encoding uncharacterized protein Zasp52 isoform X14: protein MSVMTIKLSKAEGTPWGFRLQGGKDFATPLCIQKVNGGSVAASAGLQAGDAIVSIGGKDALSLRHKEAQEAIVRAGNSFDLVVQRGAPTWKPAVTPLAQVKTTPEGVPVATSTSLAANKQPVRYIGSNHNSVARPFPGFTGSQPAYTHTTTSLKNTLHEASEGSPGTPISGTSSRSTSGSTSPSSCLPVAGTTISLNKENAKNFLKMTLDKENVNTINVHTTAYKNQKSNSNENIFTSQFLNNNGAVGGSGGHQRKYSLASNTSSCSSDADHDSLTRRNNEYVAPVGSSHNTVAVPFAEVNGQQIVNTQYNTPLKLYSDDNIAETLYAQAEVLGKGCLGINFKKYARETVIQTESPTYKLIHGDGEEAQKKARPPPISPFDKEAPPPAPLFSRQKPASKPAPAAPAPPQQGGQSGYYNINEKLYCDVHAKQAARHNPPGPNLEPIIVKPGAPVPAGAMPACLAKVAPAPAPFKPPVGGVRIMPTSSVLAPGPMPKFAPVPPPKPEPVAQETTSIPAPEPEPEPEPAVEPQPEPEFEPQPEPVVTEPEPVPVSEPVVEAAPAPAPIQSEPEPAPEPAPAPEAEVAPTEPQTEALPTTEEIAQQQELSPQAKPQLETQPVDKSEQTEIEAKPKPETVLETQAVSEPEPEPKNEAISQPELESETAIEREAPAEAEPKATAEPETAEESTSEPEPVAIAEESSPVVVLAGEPVVAPCPPPPVLEVEWRMSPTHDTGWASATVYRSSASIHTLLHKPAPAPVPAPIFAQAPAAPMAAPPPTFTPFKAQAAPAHHKVPFGAPAGSVDVRSHIPKKGAPFVWPPPKKVDAVEEGPRSPAWAPAGEPVYVPRPKHAAGPPPKRPPLLPTPPPPKDYDTMVIKASPPTQQPAKPAKTLPASASAPVVAPTPAPNPVVTPACTVPSSPGKGKIDPPAFTPIAEPMPSATKCAPTPKLSSTVPASPKPVAAKPAAAKPAASKPVSGFKSVAAPKPNPSQSSNVGFKPVAASGKKTGLAPGAPSRLASAPIPPPVSVPIVNSIPAPAPKPAPGPAAASASAPMPKPAAPKPPAPTGPAPVFAPAPAPAPVSSLGGMPKPTPIPDLGGSSLKGVAQTGGQRTAPRRGRGVMNPSTTARIPICADCTRQIRGPFVSALGKTWCPDHFVCSTVSCRRALIDMGFVEEQGSLHCEDCYEKYFAPICGKCDKRVKGDCLNAVGKQFHPECFCCAYCGKVFGSGAFYLEDGLPYCEADWNDLFTTKCVGCGFPIEAGDRWVEALNNNYHSQCFKCSKCHKNLEGQSFFAKGGKPFCKAHAQRGF from the exons GGGGGCGCCAACGTGGAAGCCGGCCGTGACGCCCCTGGCCCAAGTGAAGACGACTCCAGAGGGCGTGCCCGtcgccacctccacctccctcgcTGCCAACAAGCAG CCCGTCCGCTACATCGGCTCCAACCATAACAGTGTGGCGCGACCCTTTCCCGGCTTCACGGGCTCCCAACCTGcctacacccacactaccacctctcTAAAGAACACCCTCCACGAGGCGTCGGAAGGGTCCCCTGGTACTCCTATCAGTGGCACCTCCTCCAGAAGCACGTCAGGTAGCACCAGCCCTAGCAGCTGTCTTCCAGTCGCCGGCACCACTATATCTTTAAACAAAGAGAATGCCAAAAATTTTCTGAAGATGACCCTCGATAAAGAAAATGTTAACACCATAAATGTTCACACGACGGCGTACAAAAACCAGAAATCAAACAGTAATGAAAATATTTTCACAAGTCAGTTTCTGAATAACAATGGAGCTGTTGGTGGAAGCGGTGGGCACCAGAGGAAGTATTCTCTAGCCAGTAATACCTCCAGCTGCAGTAGTGACGCCGACCACGACTCCCTCACCAGACGCAATAATGAA TATGTTGCTCCAGTAGGATCGAGTCACAACACTGTTGCTGTTCCATTCGCAGAG GTAAATGGACAGCAGATAGTGAACACTCAATACAACACGCCCTTGAAGTTGTACAGCGACGACAACATCGCCGAGACGCTCTATGCCCAGGCTGAAGTGCTCGGCAAGGGATGTCTCGG CATCAACTTCAAGAAGTATGCGAGGGAGACTGTTATCCAAACAGAATCTCCCACATACAAACTTATCCATGGAGATGGGGAAGAGGCACAGAAGAAGGCTCGCCCCCCACCCATCTCTCCTTTCGACAAGGAGGCCCCGCCCCCTGCCCCGCTCTTCTCCCGACAGAAGCCTGCATCAAAGCCAGCAccggcagcaccagcaccacctcagCAAGGAGGACAGTCAG GCTACTACAACATCAACGAAAAGCTGTACTGCGACGTGCATGCCAAGCAAGCTGCCCGTCACAATCCTCCAGGGCCCAACCTAGAGCCAATCATTGTAAAGCC CGGTGCCCCTGTACCAGCTGGTGCCATGCCTGCCTGCTTGGCCAAGGTGGCTCCTGCCCCTGCT CCCTTCAAGCCTCCTGTGGGTGGTGTGAGAATTATGCCCACGTCCTCCGTCCTCGCCCCAGGACCTATGCCCAAGTTCGCCCCAGTCCCCCCGCCTAAG CCCGAGCCAGTGGCCCAAGAAACCACATCAATACCAgccccagagccagaacctgaacCAGAGCCAGCAGTGGAACCCCAACCCGAGCCTGAATTCGAGCCGCAGCCCGAG CCTGTCGTCACCGAGCCTGAGCCAGTACCAGTTTCTGAACCTGTTGTGGAGGctgcacctgcacctgcaccCATCCAGTCTGAGCCCGAGCCTGCGCCCGAGCCCGCACCTGCGCCCGAG GCCGAGGTCGCTCCCACTGAGCCCCAGACAGAGGCTCTGCCTACAACTGAAGAGATTGCTCAACAGCAGGAATTATCACCACAGGCCAAGCCACAACTTGAAACTCAGCCTGTGGATAAGTCAGAACAAACAGAAATTGAGGCTAAACCAAagccagaaactgtattggaaacCCAGGCTGTATCGGAGCCAGAACCAGAGCCAAAGAATGAGGCTATTTCACAGCCAGAATTGGAATCAGAAACTGCAATAGAGCGTGAAGCCCCAGCTGAAGCTGAACCCAAAGCCACAGCAGAGCCGGAAACTGCAGAGGAATCTACATCAGAACCAGAACCTGTCGCTATTGCCGAGGAGTCTTCGCCAGTGGTGGTCCTGGCAGGGGAGCCTGTTGTGGCCCCATGCCCACCACCCCCCGTGCTTGAGGTAGAGTGGCGCATGTCCCCCACGCATGATACTGGCTGGGCCAGTGCCACAGTCTACCGTAGCTCAGCGTCCATACATACGCTGCTCCACAAA CCAGCGCCGGCCCCTGTTCCTGCCCCCATCTTTGCTCAGGCCCCCGCAGCGCCCATGGCGGCCCCTCCACCCACATTCACACCATTCAAAGCCCAGGCAGCCCCCGCGCACCATAAGGTACCATTTGGTGCCCCTGCTGGAAGCGTGGATGTGCGATCGCACATTCCCAAGAAAG GTGCACCCTTTGTGTGGCCGCCACCAAAGAAGGTGGATGCGGTGGAGGAGGGGCCCCGCTCGCCTGCTTGGGCGCCTGCGGGGGAACCTGTTTATGTGCCCAGACCAAAGCATGCAGCTGGTCCACCCCCAAAGAGGCCTCCCCTCTTGCCGACTCCACCACCTCCAAAAGATTACGATACCATGGTCATAAAGGCTTCCCCTCCCACCCAGCAACCTGCTAAACCTGCCAAAACtctcccagcttctgcttctgctccaGTAGTTGCTCCTACTCCTGCACCAAACCCTGTTGTAACTCCAGCATGCACAGTTCCCTCTTCACCTGGAAAGGGTAAAATAGACCCTCCGGCTTTTACGCCTATCGCTGAGCCAATGCCATCAGCGACCAAGTGTGCCCCTACCCCTAAGCTATCTTCTACTGTGCCTGCTTCCCCTAAGCCTGTTGCTGCTAAACCAGCTGCTGCTAAACCTGCTGCTTCAAAGCCTGTTAGTGGTTTTAAGTCTGTGGCAGCTCCGAAGCCAAATCCATCACAATCATCAAATGTTGGGTTTAAGCCTGTTGCAGCGTCAGGCAAAAAAACTGGTTTGGCCCCAGGAGCTCCCTCAAGACTTGCCTCTGCTCCTATCCCTCCCCCTGTTTCAGTTCCTATTGTTAATTCTATCCCAGCTCCTGCTCCTAAGCCTGCTCCAGGTCCAGCTGCAGCATCCGCATCAGCCCCAATGCCAAAACCTGCAGCCCCCAAGCCCCCCGCTCCCACAGGCCCTGCTCCGGTCTTCGCTCCAGCACCAGCCCCGGCTCCAGTTTCATCTCTGGGTGGAATGCCCAAGCCAACACCAATTCCAGACCTGGGTGGTAGTTCATTGAAGGGTGTTGCCCAGACTGGTGGGCAGAGGACTGCTCCTCGTCGAGGACGTGGTGTGATGAACCCATCTACTACTGCAAGGATACCCATATGTGCCGACTGTACACGTCAGATCAG gggcccatttgtttctgcattAGGCAAGACCTGGTGCCCAGATCACTTCGTCTGCTCCACTGTCAGCTGCCGTAGGGCCCTGATTGACATGGGCTTTGTGGAAGAGCAAGGTTCCCTTCACTGTGAAGACTGTTATGAAAAGTATTTTGCTCCCATCTGTGGAAAATGTGACAAGAGGGTGAAAGGG GATTGTCTTAATGCTGTTGGTAAACAGTTCCATCCGGAATGTTTCTGCTGTGCCTACTGTGGCAAGGTGTTTGGCTCTGGTGCCTTCTATCTGGAAGATGGGTTACCTTACTGTGAAGCTG ATTGGAATGACTTGTTCACGAccaagtgtgtggggtgtggttttcctATCGAGGCTGGTGACCGATGGGTAGAAGCCCTTAATAACAACTATCACAGTCAGTGCTTCAAGTGCTCG